The Natator depressus isolate rNatDep1 chromosome 8, rNatDep2.hap1, whole genome shotgun sequence genome window below encodes:
- the DRD1 gene encoding D(1A) dopamine receptor — MTWNDTTMDGEGLLVERDSSFRILTGCFLSLLILSTLLGNTLVCAAVIRFRHLRSKVTNFFVISLAVSDLLVAVLVMPWKAVAEIAGFWPFGSFCNIWVAFDIMCSTASILNLCVISVDRYWAISSPFRYERKMTPKAAFIMISVAWTLSVLISFIPVQLNWHKATTTSSLELNASFQGITMDNCDSSLNRMYAISSSLISFYIPVAIMIVTYTRIYRIAQKQIRRISALERAAVHAKNCQNTTGNGNSMDCQQPESSFKMSFKRETKVLKTLSVIMGVFVCCWLPFFILNCMVPFCEPSPPSKGAEPFCISSTTFDVFVWFGWANSSLNPIIYAFNADFRKAFSTLLGCYRLCPTSNNAIETVSINNNGAVVFSSHHEPRGSSPKECNLVYLIPHAIICPEEELLKKEEEGELSKTLEKMSPALSGILDFEADVSLEKINPITQNGQHKT, encoded by the coding sequence ATGACTTGGAACGACACCACAATGGACGGGGAAGGGTTGCTCGTTGAAAGGGACTCCTCCTTTCGGATCCTTACAGGTTGCTTCCTTTCTTTGCTGATACTTTCCACGCTTCTGGGGAACACACTGGTGTGTGCAGCTGTCATTAGATTTCGCCATCTGAGGTCCAAGGTGACCAACTTCTTTGTAATCTCCTTGGCAGTGTCAGATCTTTTAGTGGCAGTCTTGGTCATGCCTTGGAAAGCTGTTGCTGAGATAGCTGGTTTCTGGCCTTTTGGTTCATTCTGTAACATCTGGGTGGCATTTGATATTATGTGCTCCACGGCCTCAATCTTAAACCTTTGTGTCATTAGTGTAGACAGATACTGGGCCATCTCTAGTCCATTCAGGTACGAGAGGAAAATGACCCCCAAGGCAGCTTTCATCATGATCAGCGTGGCATGGACCTTGTCTGTATTGATTTCCTTCATTCCTGTGCAGCTGAACTGGCACAAGGCTACAACCACAAGCTCTTTAGAGCTAAATGCCAGTTTCCAAGGCATAACTATGGACAACTGTGATTCCAGTTTAAACAGGATGTATGCCATCTCCTCTTCTCTAATTAGCTTTTACATCCCAGTGGCCATCATGATTGTCACCTATACAAGGATATACAGGATTGCTCAAAAACAGATAAGACGCATCTCAGCTTTGGAAAGAGCAGCAGTGCATGCTAAGAACTGCCAAAACACCACAGGGAATGGAAACAGTATGGATTGCCAACAACCAGAAAGCTCCTTCAAAATGTCCTTCAAGAGAGAAACAAAAGTCTTAAAGACTTTGTCAGTGATCATGGGGGTGTTTGTATGCTGCTGGTTACCCTTTTTCATATTGAACTGCATGGTGCCCTTTTGTGAGCCCAGCCCACCATCCAAGGGAGCAGAACCCTTTTGCATTAGTTCCACCACCTTtgatgtttttgtttggtttggatgGGCTAATTCCTCACTGAACCCCATCATTTATGCCTTCAATGCTGATTTCCGCAAGGCATTTTCAACTCTGCTAGGATGCTACAGACTCTGCCCTACTTCCAACAATGCTATAGAGACTGTTAGTATCAACAACAATGGGGCAGTTGTTTTTTCAAGCCATCATGAGCCCAGAGGGTCTAGCCCAAAAGAGTGTAACCTGGTGTATCTGATCCCACATGCTATTATCTGCCCAGAAGAAGAACTTCTGAAAAAGGAAGAAGAGGGTGAACTATCTAAGACCTTGGAGAAAATGTCTCCAGCACTGTCCGGTATCTTGGATTTTGAAGCTGATGTGTCTTTGGAAAAGATCAACCCCATCACTCAGAATGGGCAACATAAAACATGA